A stretch of DNA from Thermanaerosceptrum fracticalcis:
ACACTGCCATTTAAGGAGGGGAGAATATGGCTTATTTTGTTGAATTTGACGCAACGAATGGCATATGCTTGGCTGTACACGAAACGGAAAAGGAAGTGCACCAGGTGCAAGAGGGTTCAATAATAAGGGAAGTGAGCCCTGAAATCGCTCAAAGCATTCTAGACGGTGACCGACCGCTTTGGTTCTACAAACTTGACCCAAATGGAGAAATAAAACAGCTTACCGAAGAAGAATATTTGGAAATTGTTGCTATACAGAAATAGGAGGTGTTGCCCATGCCCGGCCCTGAACTTGCCCAGTACGGCATTGCTTTTTTTCGCCGTAGCTGGGCTTATCGGGGCGGGCACAGGTGCATAGTTGGATTAAAATGCGTAATAAAATAAAAGTATGCTAAAAAAACTTAAAGTATGCTAAAATACTTATGGAGATGATAACATGCTTATTGTGAAAGCTGGCCGTTTTAAAAGACACTTACTATCCATGGGTTTCTACGGAAGAGATACTATAAAAATATTTCGTGACGAAATAATGAGCTTAAAAAAAGGCGATACTGCAGAGATAACCGGTACCTGGGGGCCGCATGGGATTTATAAAGACGTGCAGTTCCCGCAATTTAGGTATCCAATCCCATTAACTGACAGAGAAATTAATATTCTTTTTAAAAGCCTGTGAAATGCGGCCTAATGTACAATATGAGGTGTGTCATGATACCATGCGCTACATGCTGGAAGAAAAAATATTGTGACGTAGCGGGGCAGTTGATATACGACTGCCCTTTTTATGCCGAAGAAAAGCCGCCCGAAAATGGGCGGCTTTAATATACCCAGAAAGGGGTTGAGTGAGATGAATAACTTTATACCTGGTGTAATACCTTCTCCCCCGGACCCACGGGACTGGCAGTATGCAAAACTGACCAGTCCTATTTCTTTGCCCCGGAAGTACCGATGCAAAATTATACCGCTACCTCCTCGGGACCAAGGCCCGAAAGGAACCTGTGTCGGCCAGGCCGGAGCAAATACAAACGAGATATTACAATATAAAGAGAGAGGCACAGCAGAAAGACTCTCATCCCTGTATATCTATTCAATGTGCAAGCAACTGGACGGGTACCCGGATATGGAAGGAACCTTTCTTCGAGTCCTCATGAAAGTGCTTACCAAGTACGGGGCACCACCTGAAAACAAAATGCCTTACTTCACTACCTGGACCGTTCCCCCTATTCCTTCCGATACAATTCACGCTTTGGCCAGGCCCAACCGGGTTAAAACTTATGCTAAAGTGCAAACCGAGCGTGAATTAAAACAGGCCCTTGTCGAACAGGGACCTGTGCCCATTGCTATGATGATTACCTCAGATTTTTTCAATGCCCAAAATGGTGTAGTGCCCAAAGAGGCAAGCGGTACGCTCCTGGGCGGTCATGCCATGACGCTGATTGGCTATGACGATGATGCCAGACTGTATGAAGTGATAAACTCCTGGGGATATCATCCCTGCACAAAGCAGGGACATAACTTTATACCTTATGAATTGTTACATAAACCTTCCCTGGCCATGGACCTGCCTATTCCTGTGCTTATGGAAGCTTTTTCTGTAGTTGATATGATTGAAATACGCCTTCCACGGGATGTAACGATATCTGATCGTTATATCGGCCTCAAACTGAACGGTGAATACATAGACCTTGACATTCCCGCTGTCATCATAGAAGACGTTGGCAGGGCATATTTCCCGATTCGGGAATTAGAAAAATTAGGCTTTGAGGTTCAGTGGGTAGAAAGTACTTCTACCATAGAACTGAAAACAAAGTAGGAGGGGAGGGTTTCCATGACCGAACAGTGGTACAACAACAAAGAGCTTTTTGAAATGATTCAGGAGCTCAAGACAGAGATAAAACTCACTACGACAGAAATGGCCCGGACCCGGGAGATTGTAGCAAAGTACAACGGCATAAGAGAACAGATAGAAGCCTGCAAGGACAAAATCGAGGCTATCGAGCACCAGGCCCAGGGACGGTACTCATTCGGCAAAGCAATACGGGAATGGGGAGGCTGGCTTGTTGCCATCGCCTCCTTTTTGTATGCGGTATTGAGGTGACGAAAATGAAGACACTTCCTCTGAAAAATCCCCGCATCTCCCAGGAATATGGACGCAAAAGCGCCAGCTACAAAAAGGGCTATCATACTGGTATTGACCTGGTAGCCGGTGAAAATAACAAATATGTATACTCTGCAGGGTCAGGAACGGTTTTGCGTGCTAGATACCAGTCCGGTCCAAAGGGAGCAGATCCATCAGGTTGGGGAAACTATGTGATAGTACGCCAAAAGGATGGGCACGATGTGCTGTATGCACACTTATCACAGGTATTGGTCGTCCCCGGAGTTGAAATATCGGAAGGCGAAGCCCTGGGTTTGCAAGGCAGCACAGGCAACAGCACTGGACCTCATCTTCACTTTGAAGTATGGTCCGGCTCCTGGGAGAACAGAAACGATATTAACCCGGCCGACTACCTGGGCATAAAAAATGATGTGGGCCCCGTGGAACACATTCGGAAGGAGGAAAAAGAAAATGTTGAAAGGGTTGAGGTGGTAGAGAGGGGGAAGGTTTTCGATGCCATTCGCCACAACGGCAAGGTGTACGTGGAGCTAAGAGCATACGCCGAGCGGGACGGGAAAAAAGTAGACTGGGACGAAAGCATCAAAATGGCCATTGTTTCCGGTGGAAAACTGGAAGAAATAAAAGAAATATTGCAAGAGTAACAGCAAAACATTCGACTGTGAGGAGGTGATAATATGGAGTCTTTGTACGGCGTGGCTATCGTACCGCTCATTATAGCGGCCATTGCTCTGCTAAAAGGCATCATTCCTGAGCCAGCCCATAAATACATGGGCCTGGTAGCCTGGGCCTTGGGCATAGCTATAGCTTTTGCCTATGGTGTTCAGGAAGGCTGGGAGCCGTTGCAGTGCGTTGTCGTAGGGTCGGCAGTGGGCCTGTCGGCTGCTGGGCTGTATTCGGCCCAGAAGAACGCCAGGGAAGTGTAAAATTTAATACTTCTATATCTAGTGTGTGCAAAAATAAAAGGCGACTCCCGCCTTTTTTTGCCCACCAGGGAAGAAAGGGAAGGATCTGGAACTGCTCAACGACCCTAAGTATGACGGTATCTTTATGGGCCTGCGGGCAGAAGAAAGCAGGCCCAGGAGAATCTCTCTTTACACTCGGCAAGACAAAGGCCTCCCTCCTTTTTGTCACAGATATACCACGGGAAAAAGACGCAATATGATACGTTGTTGTCCCCTGGCTCAGTGGACCACGGAAGACGTAGGGGGATATATTCTGCAACACGGTATCCCGTTTCTTGATTGGTATGCTTTGCATGATGAAGGTTTTAAAGAGCGCACCACTGCCCGCCTGACGGGGGACTCAGTGCGGCAAAACTCGCTTTTCTGGCTAAAAAAACACAAACCGGAAAACTTCAATATTCTCGCCCAAAGGTTCCCGGAATTCAGAATGTACGTATGAGAAAGGGGTAGGCACAATGCCTACCCCAATTTTTTTTGTAATATTCATTTGTTCTTGGCCCAGAATTCATCAGACATTTTGGCCAACGTATATGCCTGGAATTCTGTAAGCTCAGATATTTTTTTGGCCAGGTCAGGGGCGGATACTTCCCATTTTGCCCCCAGCCCTTCATATTTGTCGGCATCCTCAACCTGGGCCGCAAGTAGATTTTTAACGGGGAATTGATCTGCTAAAATTAGCGATGAATTAAGCATGTCATAAATGTAGCTTAATTCATTTTCTGAGAATAGATGAAGAATTTCTTTTTTTGTCCTTGATAACATAGCGGAGAAATCCGTGATGATTTCTTCCGCTTTTGTTGAGAAATTCTCCAACCCGTGGTTGCGGGAAGGAAACTCCTCTACAATTTTTATTGTCTCATCGGCGAATGAAACGCTTGTTTTTTTTCTGGCTGCCATAAAATCTCTCCTTTTTTATAAGTAAGGCTGGATTAAACCAGCCTTACTAAGTCATATTTTCCGAGAAAGTTTCTAACAGCGATTGCCTCACACGGCTCATCAAGGCCAGGGGCCTCTGTGAGCCAGACAACTTCTGCCTGGAAGCCTTTGGAGATAAGTTCCTCAACCATCTCTAAGGCTTCCTCACTCGGGCAGGAACGGGACTTCCAGGAAAATTCGTCATCGAAGTCGACCTGGTAACCAGGGGCCTCCATTTCTGCCCTTTCGGTCACATACTGCCGTTGACAGTCGTAACCGAGGGCGAAGGCCCTCTTGAGGAAGTCGCTGCCGTGGGCTTGTATCCACGCAGCTTTTTCCTCTGCTGCCGCTTTTTTCTCAGCGGCAGCTTTTTCTTCGGCTTCTTTTTTTCGTGCCGCTTCTTCTGCAACACGTTTTTCTTTTTCGGCCAAGCATAAGGCCATGTCGGCCTCATGTTTGGCCATCAGCCGGTCGTACTCTGGCTGTAGCTCGGCCCGGCGGGCGGCCAGTTTTTCCCGACGGGCTTTTTCCCAGGCGAT
This window harbors:
- a CDS encoding C1 family peptidase — encoded protein: MNNFIPGVIPSPPDPRDWQYAKLTSPISLPRKYRCKIIPLPPRDQGPKGTCVGQAGANTNEILQYKERGTAERLSSLYIYSMCKQLDGYPDMEGTFLRVLMKVLTKYGAPPENKMPYFTTWTVPPIPSDTIHALARPNRVKTYAKVQTERELKQALVEQGPVPIAMMITSDFFNAQNGVVPKEASGTLLGGHAMTLIGYDDDARLYEVINSWGYHPCTKQGHNFIPYELLHKPSLAMDLPIPVLMEAFSVVDMIEIRLPRDVTISDRYIGLKLNGEYIDLDIPAVIIEDVGRAYFPIRELEKLGFEVQWVESTSTIELKTK
- a CDS encoding peptidoglycan DD-metalloendopeptidase family protein translates to MKTLPLKNPRISQEYGRKSASYKKGYHTGIDLVAGENNKYVYSAGSGTVLRARYQSGPKGADPSGWGNYVIVRQKDGHDVLYAHLSQVLVVPGVEISEGEALGLQGSTGNSTGPHLHFEVWSGSWENRNDINPADYLGIKNDVGPVEHIRKEEKENVERVEVVERGKVFDAIRHNGKVYVELRAYAERDGKKVDWDESIKMAIVSGGKLEEIKEILQE
- a CDS encoding phosphoadenosine phosphosulfate reductase family protein: MLNDPKYDGIFMGLRAEESRPRRISLYTRQDKGLPPFCHRYTTGKRRNMIRCCPLAQWTTEDVGGYILQHGIPFLDWYALHDEGFKERTTARLTGDSVRQNSLFWLKKHKPENFNILAQRFPEFRMYV